CAAATTTTTAAACATAACATTAACTTGAAATACATTTTTAAAAATGAAGCAATTCTTTTTTACAACAGTTCTTTGTCTATGGTTTTTAGGCTCGGTACAAGCACAACAGTTGCAATCTCCAAACGGAAAAATGCTAATGGAATTTGCCTTACAAACCGATGGAACACCAACCTATACCTTAGCCTATAAAAATAAAGCGGTAATTAAAACCAGTAAATTGGGCCTTGAGTTGAAAAATGACAAGAAATCATTACTGAATGATTTTACGGTTGTTGACCAAAAAACAAGCACTGTAAACGAAAATTGGCAGCCTGTTTGGGGCGAAGTTGCCACCATAACAAATAATTACAACGAACTAGCAGTTACTTTAAACCAAAAAGAAACAGAACGTAAAATGATTATTCGTTTTCGTTTGTTCAATGACGGTTTGGGTTTTCGTTATGAATTTCCTTCGCAAAAAAACCTAACTTATTTTGTAATCAAAGAAGAAAGAAGCCAGTTTGCCATGACTGGCGATCATACTGCATTCTGGATTCCGGGCGATTATGATACACAAGAATATGATTTTACCACCTCTAAACTTTCTGAAATTAGAGGGTTGACAGAAAAAGCTACAACTGCAAATGTTTCTCAAAAATCATTTTCGAACACTGGAGTTCAAACTTCATTAATGCTAAAAACAACTGACGGATTGTACATCAATCTTCATGAGGCGGCGTTGATCAATTATTCTTGTATGCACTTGAACCTTGATGATAAAAATATGATTTTTGAATCGTGGTTAACTCCAGATGCAAAAGGTGATAAAGGCTATATGCAAGCGCCTCAACATTCGCCATGGAGAACCATCATTGTTAGTGATGATGCAAGAGAAATACTAGCCTCTAAAATGACATTGAACCTCAACGAGCCCAACAAAATTGAAGATACTTCTTGGATTAAGCCTGTGAAATACGTGGGTGTTTGGTGGGAAATGATTACTGGAAAAAGTTCTTGGGCTTACACCGATGAATTGCCGACTGTTCAATTGGGTGTTACTGATTTCTCAAAAGTAAAACCAAACGGAAAACATGGCGCCACCAATGCCAACGTAAAAAAATACATTGATTTTGCTGCTAAACATGGTTTTGACGGCGTGTTAGTTGAAGGATGGAACGAAGGTTGGGAAGACTGGTTTGGTCATTTAAAAGATTATGTTTTTGATTTTGTGACGCCTTATCCTGATTTTGATGTAAAAGGTTTGCAAGCGTATGCTAAAGAAAAAGGTGTGAAAATGATCATGCACCACGAAACTTCAGGTTCAGTGCGCAATTACGAACGCCACCTAGACAAAGCATACCAATTCATGAAAGATAACGGATACGATGCTGTAAAAAGTGGCTATGTTGGGGATATTATTGAAAACGGTGGCAATCATTACAACCAATTCATGATCAATCATTACCAATACGCCATTGAAAAAGCAGCCGATTATAAAATTATGGTGAATGCTCACGAAGCGGTACGACCAACAGGAATTGCGAGAACCTACCCTAACTTAATAGGTAACGAAGCAGCAAGAGGAACAGAATACCAATCTTTTGGAGGATCAAAGCCAAACCACGTAACGGTTTTACCATTTACACGCTTAATTGGCGGACCAATGGATTACACTCCCGGAATATTTGAAATGGACTTGAGCAAGTTGAATAAAGACAATAATTCTCATGTCAATAGTACACTTGCCAATCAGTTAGCTTTGTATGTGACTATGTACAGCCCGCTGCAAATGGCGGCTGATACACCAGAAAATTACGACCGTTTTCCAGATGCGTTTCAGTTTATTAAAGATGTGGCTGTAGATTGGTCTGATAGCAAATACCTTGAAGCAGAACCTGGACAATACGTTACTGTTGCACGTAAAGCCAAAGGAACAAACAACTGGTTTGTGGGTAATGTTAATGGCGAAACTCCTAGAACGGCAACACTAAAATTTGATTTTTTAGATAAAGGAAAAACCTATGAAGCTACTGTTTATGCTGATGCTAAAAACGCACATTATAAAACCAATCCTCAAGCCTATACTATTAAAAAAGTTAAAGTTACTAACGCTTCTAAACTAGATGTACTTGCTGCTCCGGGTGGTGGATATGCCATAAGTATTATAGAGATTAAATAGTAATCAAGTAATTATTAAATATGAAAAGGCTGTCTTGAGGGACAGCCTTTTGTGTATCAAGTTGTTTGCAGTTGCGTCGTTCTAGCGCTTGAGGAGTTCACGAACTTCGAAACCAATTTTTTTCTGTTAATGAGAAAAATTATTGCGAAATGTAAACGTGAATTTAGTACAAAATTTGCAATCTTGCCAAGCGCCTTTTAGCCGCAAGTTTTATTTTGTAATTCCGTAAATAGTTAGTACGATTATTAAAACAAAAATAAATAAACATACTTTTTGTCTCTTTTTATCTGATTCTTTTATCTTTTGATGATATTCAATTGCATTAAGCTCTGTTAAAAAATATCCTCTCCATGCATTATCAGGAATTGACATAATAAACTTTTCTTCACAAGTTTCACATTTATAACACATTATGAAATCAATTAGCTCATTTTCAACTTCATTTTTTGATTCCAATATTTTAATTTTTCCTAACCTACATTTTAAGTCTAAAACTTCCTCGAACTTTTCAAATTCAGTTTGTGAAGGAAAACTATAATATTGTTCTTCAAAGCAATCTTTACACATTTTAATTTTTCAATTTATTTGGTTTCAATATAATCATCAACATCATCATCTTGAAACCACTCTTTCATTTCAGGTAAAACAAGTTTTTGCATAAACTCGAAAAAATCTGAAAATTCTGATTCTATTATATTCCAACCTTTTACATTTTGTTGAAAAGAGGGATGAAAAACTATAATTTTTTCAGTCAATTTACCATTAACAATTTCAATGCCCGCAAATGTGTCAATATCTTGTCTGCGTCCAAAAGTTATTACTTGTCGATTTTGCTCACACTCAATTCTAAACTGTTCATTAATCGATGATTTTAGATTTATTTCAGTTTCAAAATTCCAAGGAAGGAATTTTGTCAAGTTTAGTTTAGCAAATCAATTGTAAGAGTTTGGTATTTCGTAATTCATTTTCGAATTGTTTTTTTAGTTACTACCGTTTAAACTTGCCGCTAACTTACTCATAACTATAGCTAATTTCAGTTTTTACAATTCCGTTTGATTCTATAAGAGAACACGATACTGGGAAATTTGAGGTGTTGTACTTGTACTTCCTTGTTTTTCCTAGGGCATCTACTGCGGTGGAACTAAAATTTAAAACATTGTTATTGCCAATAGATTCAAACTCAAATTCTTCTTCATGAAATGAAATAATAGGTACAATAACTTTAAAATGCGTTCCAAAAATATTTTGAACTAGCAAGGCGTTTACTGAATTTTTATCATCAAAGGTGAAGTTTTTTATTTGTTTGTCACCCAATAAATCTTTGTGGCGTATGGGGTTTTCTTTAAAATAAAGGTACTCTACTTTCTTAACAATTTGTTGGTTTCTGTCTCTTGTGGAACGTCTTATTATAATTCCGTTTTCAACTACATATTCTATATCGTCAACCACGGCTTGTTGCGAATTACTTTTTTTAGTAATTACCTTTACACGGGAGCCTTCATAAGCAATACTGACCGTTTTAGTCACTAATTCGCCATTTTCCTCGTACTTTTTGACAAACTTAATCAGCTGATCGTTATTATTGTACGTATAATTTATAACCTCTTTCCAGTTGCTGCCTACACGCTCTTTTACAGTCATGTCTAAGAGCTCTTTTGGGTTATAAAAAAAACTTTGAATCACATCAGATGTCTTGATGTTCAATAACTTTCCATCTTTAAAAGTGTAGTTTTTATGAATGATTTCACCGTCTTTTAAATTTTTGAAATTTGTCTTTACAGAGTGTATCGCTTTTAATTTAGTCTCAGTAGTACTGTTTTGACTGAACACTAGGCATGGCATAGCCATCATAAACAGGGCAATAAGGTAGGTCTTCATTTGTTTTTGTTTCAATTTGGGACCCCTAAAATACAAAAACCGATGATTCTTTTGTGTTTTGATTTATATTAACCCCTATATTTTGAAGAATTAAGAAACAAAAATGTAAAATGTAAAAAAAAAGAGAAACGTACAGTAGCAGGTTTCTCTTTTTCAGGACTAGACAATGGAAAGAAATTCTTAATTTATCGAGATCAACTTTACATCAAAAATCAGTACCGATCCTCCTGGAATAGGACCGTTTGAACTGCTTCCATAGCCCAAATGTGCAGGAATTAATAATATCCCGCTTCCACCTTTTTTGAAAAAAGGAATTCCTTCTGTCCAGCCTCTTATTACTTGGTTTAGACCAAAAGAAAGTCCCTCAGGTTTGCTTTCGTCAAACACAGATCCATTTGTAAAATATCCTTTGTAGGCTACCGTAACGTTTGAGGTTGCTTTTGGCTGATCACCAGTTCCAGGCTCATTAATCACATAGTACAATCCGGTACCTGTTTTTACGGCATTCAGTTTATTTTTAGCAATATAATCTACTATTTCTTTTTCGTTTTGAGCGGTGTAGTCAATAGGTTTTGCTATTTCATTGTCTCCTAAACAAGATACAAATAAAATAGAAATGAGGGCAAGTACTATAGATTTCATAGGTTTAAATTTGATTGTTGTTGCAAATATAGCAATTCAAGAATGAAATTTAAAAGAAATCATTTTTCACCAAAAACCTGTACATCATCAACTTGAAATGTTCCGTCAAGTGCTAAATTACGCCCTGACCCTGTATACTTAAAAGCAATATTAATTTTTCCTTTGTACGCTGATAAATCAATGGCGCCGCTACCTATAAATTGGTTCCACGGCGTAGCTTGTTTGGGCAAGTTTGCAGTTAGTCGGGTCCAAGTGGCGGTGGCAACATTCAACCCATCAAAATCAGTAGAGACATAAACCTCTAATGAATTTAGTGGTGAGTCAATATCCAATCGATGTTGTGCTGCTCTAAAAGTCAGTACCTCTTTTGTATGTTGATCCATATCAATTTTAGGCGTGACTAGCCATGCAATATTAGAGTTGACCCTAGTTCCTGATATACTAAACTCTGCAAAGCCGTTACCTGCATATAGCGCACCTTTCCAGAATAAAGAACCGGCTTGTACAAAATTACCCCAGCCTGGCAAACTTAAAGTGGAATTTTCTGGCACTTGATCAAAATTTTGAGAGAAAAAAGGAGTTGCTCTAGGAGCTGTTAATACAATATCTTTCTCTGAACGAGGCAATAACTGAAAATCATTTCCGTATTTAGTGAGTATGCCTCGAACTTTACCTCTTTTATCCGGAATTATTTTTGAGGAAAAATTAGCAAAACTACTCGTTCTTACATACACTTGATTTCCCATTTTATCATTCAAACCCCAGTTTGTAGCACCTCCTACATTATTCGACTCCTCAAAATAGCTGCGTCCGATGGCATTCTCAACAAACTGTACCTCCGTAAATTCTATCAAAGTGTTTAAATTTTCATCTTTAAGTAAAGCCTCCATCGTTCCTTTGCGTACAAGTTTTTCCACATTTACCGTCTCACAAGAAGCATGTAAAACTTTCTTATAGTCATTTTGAGATAATCTTCCCACACCTCCCTGATTGTACGAATTCACAAATATGTTCCCTATACGTACCCCGCCAAAATCTATATCTGTGTACAAATCCTTGAGCTTTATATACACTTTATTCCCTACTCTATACTCTATATACAAATTTGTAGCATCAACAGGAACGCTAAAACCTAGTGCTGGAGTTGTGGCTGTTGCCAAGGTTTGAAAAGATATTGATTTAAAAAAATTCCCAGATTCGTCACTAGAGACTACATAAGCCTCGATAATATCATCATACTTGTACTGCGTTACAATAGCATTTGCATTAGTATGAATATCCTTCACTAATTTGTTAGTGACTAAAGTAGGCTGGTTGCAGTTAAGTTTAGGTGCAGGCAATTCATCTGGCACGCAACCACTGTATAAAACCAGCAATAGAACTATAAAAAGATAGCGTTGACATTTCATGTGATTTGAATTAAAAATTGATATAAAGATTTACAAAATAAGTTCGGCCATAGCCATAAAAATATTTGGGTCCAAAAGAGGGTGTACCGCTACTAACATCTTGATTGATTTCTCTAAAATTAGCATTACGGGCTTGCTCAAATCCTCCTGTTTTATAGGTTGTATTGAGCACGTTATTGATACTTGCAAAAACACCTACATTTTTACCATAAATGATCCATGATTTCCCTCCTATAATATTTAGTAAGGTTACGGGATCAAACTTTTCTTGTCTTAATAATTGTGCTGCGCGTTCCTCTGTAGCTTCGGGAAAATTAAACCCATTAGCTGGATTTTTATAAAAAATTTCGGTTCTTAAAATAGGAGCTACATCAATGTAAGTGTTTGTTAAATAATTTACATTAGCACTTATCCACCAATACTTAGGGTCTCGATACTCCATTCCTAATGAATAGGCTCGTTGAGGCATTCCTGCTTGTTTGTAATTTTTAAGAGATGCTTTTCCAAAATCAAAAACAGGAGCATTATTTTCTGGGGTTGCTGCAGCATCATTTGTGAGTGTAACTTTTGGATTATTATCAAAGGTATACTGGCCCACTGCAGCAGCAAATGTGGTTTTTATGGTTTGAGTCAATTGGTATTCTAAACTCAACTCTGCACCTATATTTTTCTTGTTTAATTTGGTGAGCGTTTGACTTACAAAGGCATCTGTGTTTAAAAAACCTGCACCGTCATCAAAAATTCCTTCGGCATAAAAAAACGAAATTTGAGTAGCATTTCTTAACTTTGAAAAGTAAGCTGTTGCTCTAGCTTTCCATTTTGGGGAACGGTATACATAACTAGCATCAACGCTACTATTGGTTTCGCTTTCTATATCATTTACAATAGCGTTATTGAGTCTGGCATTGGCAAACGTATTTCTTAAAGTAGGCGCCTTTGTAGCGTGAGCTGCATTTAATACCAAAACTTGTTTACCCGAAATTTTGAAACTTAAACCCCCTTTAAATCCAAAGTTTTCAAAGGCTACTACGTCACTTTTGCCAAAAGAATTTGTCTCGTAAATACCGTTTTTGTACAAACCTTCTCGTTGATAGCTTGTTGCTGAAAATTGCTGTGCCAAATAAAAATCGACTTTATTGTAACTGAATTTAAACTGTGTAAAAGCATCTAAAACAGTGGCTAAAAAATTAAAATTATACCCGTATTTGTCTCCTACTCCTACTTGTCTGTTGGGATTGTTTAAATCAGATTGTGATTGATTCCCTTCATAAAAAGCATCGATATCATTAAAATAAGAACCTCCCAAAAGATCAACTAAAACCTGGGAATTATTAGATTTCATTTTCTTGAAAGAAGCTCCGGAGTTCATAAAAATATTTTCAGATAATGCCGCGCTAACATTTGTTGTTACTGACCCTGTTTCGGCCTGTACTTGATCTTCATATAAAACATACTTACTTCTTGTGGGTTCATAACCCGTAATATTTCCGTTTCCATCTAGAACAGTTGTTTGATTGGCTAGGTATAAAGATCTCCAGTCAAGTTGCGGATTAGCTAAAAAAGTGGCCTTGCTCTTTTCGGCATTATCAAAATCAGGAGTAAATGCACCTGAGAACTCACCTTCATCTGGTGCATATAGTGAGGTATAAAAACTAGGCAGCTTTCTATAGTTTGTTGGATCTGGACTATTGGCGTTTTGAAAATCAATGGTGCTGTTTGCGGTAGTCCCTATTTGATAAAAAATACTGGTGTTCCAGTTTGTTTTATCATTGATTTTAAAATAATGATTGAGCATAAAAATGGGTTCTTCAATAGTTTTAATACGAGCATTTCGTTTTTTACCCTCTTGAAAACCCCAGTAAGAATTGTATCTGGGATTGGTTAATTGCGTTACTTCATCAGTGTTTGGCGAATTTTTAGCTCTAGAATTTGGTGTGTAAAAAGCAGTAAGGTTAAGAGCATGCTGACTTCCTAACTTTTTTTCGAGACTTACAAAAAACGAATTCGAATCGTAATTTGTTCCTTCAAAATAGCCTTCTTGAGCCCAGCGTTTCCCTGCAGAAACCACATAGGCCCAACCCTTTTTACTCATACCAGACGCATGCGTAGCCATAGAGCGCCAATTGTAGTTTGTATTGGTTCCAGAAAATGTAATTCTTGTTCCGGGTCTATAAATAGAGGCTCGAGTATTTATTTCTTGTGTTCCAAGGATTCCTCCAAAAGCATAATCAGAAGGAGCGGTTCCTAAGGTAAATTCTTGATTGCGAAGAGCATCATTTAATCCGCCCCATTCACCCCATTGTGGTCTACCATCATATATCTTATTCATAGTTACCCCATTGATCATCATCGTGGAGTGTTCACTATCTAAACCACGTACTCTAAA
This portion of the Flavobacterium sp. CECT 9288 genome encodes:
- a CDS encoding glycoside hydrolase family 97 protein, with translation MKQFFFTTVLCLWFLGSVQAQQLQSPNGKMLMEFALQTDGTPTYTLAYKNKAVIKTSKLGLELKNDKKSLLNDFTVVDQKTSTVNENWQPVWGEVATITNNYNELAVTLNQKETERKMIIRFRLFNDGLGFRYEFPSQKNLTYFVIKEERSQFAMTGDHTAFWIPGDYDTQEYDFTTSKLSEIRGLTEKATTANVSQKSFSNTGVQTSLMLKTTDGLYINLHEAALINYSCMHLNLDDKNMIFESWLTPDAKGDKGYMQAPQHSPWRTIIVSDDAREILASKMTLNLNEPNKIEDTSWIKPVKYVGVWWEMITGKSSWAYTDELPTVQLGVTDFSKVKPNGKHGATNANVKKYIDFAAKHGFDGVLVEGWNEGWEDWFGHLKDYVFDFVTPYPDFDVKGLQAYAKEKGVKMIMHHETSGSVRNYERHLDKAYQFMKDNGYDAVKSGYVGDIIENGGNHYNQFMINHYQYAIEKAADYKIMVNAHEAVRPTGIARTYPNLIGNEAARGTEYQSFGGSKPNHVTVLPFTRLIGGPMDYTPGIFEMDLSKLNKDNNSHVNSTLANQLALYVTMYSPLQMAADTPENYDRFPDAFQFIKDVAVDWSDSKYLEAEPGQYVTVARKAKGTNNWFVGNVNGETPRTATLKFDFLDKGKTYEATVYADAKNAHYKTNPQAYTIKKVKVTNASKLDVLAAPGGGYAISIIEIK
- a CDS encoding FKBP-type peptidyl-prolyl cis-trans isomerase; this encodes MKSIVLALISILFVSCLGDNEIAKPIDYTAQNEKEIVDYIAKNKLNAVKTGTGLYYVINEPGTGDQPKATSNVTVAYKGYFTNGSVFDESKPEGLSFGLNQVIRGWTEGIPFFKKGGSGILLIPAHLGYGSSSNGPIPGGSVLIFDVKLISIN
- a CDS encoding DUF5689 domain-containing protein; translation: MKCQRYLFIVLLLVLYSGCVPDELPAPKLNCNQPTLVTNKLVKDIHTNANAIVTQYKYDDIIEAYVVSSDESGNFFKSISFQTLATATTPALGFSVPVDATNLYIEYRVGNKVYIKLKDLYTDIDFGGVRIGNIFVNSYNQGGVGRLSQNDYKKVLHASCETVNVEKLVRKGTMEALLKDENLNTLIEFTEVQFVENAIGRSYFEESNNVGGATNWGLNDKMGNQVYVRTSSFANFSSKIIPDKRGKVRGILTKYGNDFQLLPRSEKDIVLTAPRATPFFSQNFDQVPENSTLSLPGWGNFVQAGSLFWKGALYAGNGFAEFSISGTRVNSNIAWLVTPKIDMDQHTKEVLTFRAAQHRLDIDSPLNSLEVYVSTDFDGLNVATATWTRLTANLPKQATPWNQFIGSGAIDLSAYKGKINIAFKYTGSGRNLALDGTFQVDDVQVFGEK
- a CDS encoding TonB-dependent receptor, which produces MSKLYYLLFFIFFWSGIQAQESTGFFGKIIDSKTQNPIPFVVVSVQNTSLMQVTDKEGKFVFEGVPPGTILVLVRSQGYKDGLYPLEITAGKMVDLGNISLQDDQSLDLQSSIITLMDSDFNDDNSSSESTSGLLQSSRDAFLQAAAFNWGQARFRVRGLDSEHSTMMINGVTMNKIYDGRPQWGEWGGLNDALRNQEFTLGTAPSDYAFGGILGTQEINTRASIYRPGTRITFSGTNTNYNWRSMATHASGMSKKGWAYVVSAGKRWAQEGYFEGTNYDSNSFFVSLEKKLGSQHALNLTAFYTPNSRAKNSPNTDEVTQLTNPRYNSYWGFQEGKKRNARIKTIEEPIFMLNHYFKINDKTNWNTSIFYQIGTTANSTIDFQNANSPDPTNYRKLPSFYTSLYAPDEGEFSGAFTPDFDNAEKSKATFLANPQLDWRSLYLANQTTVLDGNGNITGYEPTRSKYVLYEDQVQAETGSVTTNVSAALSENIFMNSGASFKKMKSNNSQVLVDLLGGSYFNDIDAFYEGNQSQSDLNNPNRQVGVGDKYGYNFNFLATVLDAFTQFKFSYNKVDFYLAQQFSATSYQREGLYKNGIYETNSFGKSDVVAFENFGFKGGLSFKISGKQVLVLNAAHATKAPTLRNTFANARLNNAIVNDIESETNSSVDASYVYRSPKWKARATAYFSKLRNATQISFFYAEGIFDDGAGFLNTDAFVSQTLTKLNKKNIGAELSLEYQLTQTIKTTFAAAVGQYTFDNNPKVTLTNDAAATPENNAPVFDFGKASLKNYKQAGMPQRAYSLGMEYRDPKYWWISANVNYLTNTYIDVAPILRTEIFYKNPANGFNFPEATEERAAQLLRQEKFDPVTLLNIIGGKSWIIYGKNVGVFASINNVLNTTYKTGGFEQARNANFREINQDVSSGTPSFGPKYFYGYGRTYFVNLYINF